The following are from one region of the Geoalkalibacter subterraneus genome:
- the mutS gene encoding DNA mismatch repair protein MutS: MAGNTPMMRQYLEIKSRYPDAILFFRLGDFYEMFMDDAVVASRVLGLTLTSRNKNAEDEVPLCGIPYHSSQGYVARLIENGYKVAICEQVEDPREVKGLVKREVVRVVTPGLVLDGFNLQPKENNFLLALHKGDDQMGISCVDITTGEFRVLQCRDMDQARSELLSFDPREVLLDDGDRGEQVLSDLAPVLDGRLVNRLPEWIFEEDRARRLLQDFFSVSNLSGFGCDHLDTGICAAGAVLHYLQQTQLGDIGHLRALTPHSSNQYLVLDAATRRNLELTSTLQDGRKKGSLLGVMDRTVTAMGGRKLRHWISYPLTDCAAIWARLEAVDEARLRSDERERLRMALDGIYDLERLSAKVAMGSAGAKDLVALRTSLERLPQINDIVQGFEAPVLKEVAGDLDVLEDVAELIGRAIVDDPPFVLREGGLIRDGFDADLDELRVISREGKGWIARMEQQERERTGIGSLKVRFNKVFGYYIEVTKSHLSRVPEEYQRKQTLVNAERFITPELKEYENKVLGAEERIVSIEYDLFQEVRQQVALQGARLQNTAEALARLDVILALADLAHEADYVRPVVDDGTAIEIEDGRHPVVERVSPGERFVPNDVRLDTEDDQLLIITGPNMAGKSTFMRQVALITLMAHVGSFVPARSARIGRVDRIFTRVGASDNLASGQSTFMVEMTETANILNNATPRSLIILDEIGRGTSTFDGVSIAWAVAEFLHDNKRVAARTLFATHYHELAELAVTRERVKNYNVAVREWNDEVIFLRKIVKGSAGHSYGIQVARLAGIPAAVVERAKEILRNLESGEFSDEGQPRLARERKRSRPQASSPQLSLFSSGDQELRRRLEEVDVTVLTPLEALNILDDLKKML, encoded by the coding sequence ATGGCCGGCAACACCCCCATGATGCGTCAATACCTGGAGATTAAATCCCGCTATCCCGACGCGATTCTCTTTTTCCGTTTGGGCGATTTCTATGAGATGTTCATGGATGACGCGGTTGTTGCCTCCCGAGTACTGGGTCTGACGCTGACTTCCCGCAACAAGAACGCGGAAGATGAAGTCCCTCTGTGCGGAATCCCTTATCACAGCAGCCAGGGGTATGTCGCGCGCCTGATAGAGAACGGCTATAAGGTGGCGATCTGCGAGCAGGTCGAAGACCCCCGTGAAGTCAAGGGACTGGTTAAGCGTGAAGTGGTCCGGGTGGTGACCCCTGGGCTGGTTCTCGATGGCTTCAACCTGCAGCCGAAAGAAAATAATTTTCTGCTGGCCCTGCACAAGGGGGATGACCAGATGGGAATTTCCTGTGTTGATATCACCACAGGCGAGTTCCGGGTGCTGCAGTGTCGCGACATGGATCAGGCGCGCAGCGAGCTGCTGTCTTTTGATCCGCGCGAGGTTCTGCTCGATGACGGCGATCGTGGCGAGCAGGTGCTGAGCGATCTTGCTCCGGTTCTCGATGGCCGTCTGGTCAATCGACTGCCCGAATGGATTTTCGAGGAGGATCGTGCGCGCAGACTGCTGCAGGATTTTTTCTCCGTTTCAAACCTGTCAGGTTTTGGCTGCGATCATCTTGATACGGGCATCTGCGCTGCCGGCGCCGTGCTGCATTACCTGCAGCAGACCCAACTGGGCGACATCGGGCATCTTCGTGCCCTGACTCCGCACTCCTCAAATCAGTATCTGGTCCTCGATGCGGCGACGCGGCGCAACCTGGAACTGACATCCACTTTGCAGGACGGGCGCAAGAAAGGTTCTCTGCTCGGCGTCATGGACCGAACCGTAACCGCCATGGGGGGGCGCAAGCTGCGCCACTGGATCAGCTATCCTCTGACTGATTGCGCGGCTATTTGGGCGCGTCTTGAGGCGGTGGATGAGGCACGTCTCAGAAGTGATGAGCGCGAACGGCTGCGTATGGCGCTGGACGGAATCTACGACCTGGAGCGCCTCTCCGCCAAGGTTGCCATGGGGAGCGCCGGGGCAAAGGATCTCGTCGCATTGAGAACATCGCTCGAACGTTTGCCGCAGATCAATGATATTGTGCAGGGCTTTGAGGCGCCTGTGCTCAAAGAGGTGGCAGGCGATCTCGATGTGCTCGAAGATGTGGCGGAGCTGATCGGGCGCGCCATTGTGGATGATCCCCCTTTCGTTTTGCGCGAAGGCGGCTTGATTCGCGACGGCTTCGATGCCGACCTCGATGAGCTGCGCGTGATCAGCCGGGAAGGCAAGGGGTGGATTGCCCGGATGGAGCAGCAGGAACGGGAGAGAACCGGAATCGGCTCGCTCAAGGTTCGCTTCAACAAGGTTTTCGGCTATTACATCGAGGTGACCAAGAGCCACCTGTCCCGGGTGCCCGAGGAATATCAGCGCAAGCAGACCCTGGTCAACGCGGAGCGCTTCATCACGCCTGAGCTCAAAGAGTACGAAAACAAGGTGCTGGGCGCCGAAGAGCGCATTGTCAGTATTGAGTACGATCTGTTTCAGGAGGTGCGGCAGCAGGTGGCCCTGCAGGGCGCGCGCCTGCAGAATACCGCCGAGGCACTGGCACGGCTCGACGTCATTCTGGCGCTGGCGGACCTGGCCCATGAAGCCGATTATGTGCGTCCCGTCGTGGATGACGGCACTGCAATCGAGATCGAGGACGGCCGTCATCCGGTGGTGGAGCGTGTCAGTCCCGGCGAACGTTTTGTGCCCAACGACGTGCGTCTTGATACCGAGGACGACCAACTGCTCATCATCACCGGCCCCAATATGGCCGGCAAGTCGACTTTCATGCGGCAGGTGGCCTTGATCACGCTGATGGCCCATGTAGGAAGCTTTGTGCCGGCACGTTCGGCGCGCATCGGCCGTGTCGATCGGATCTTCACCCGTGTCGGCGCCAGCGACAATCTGGCTTCAGGTCAGTCGACCTTCATGGTGGAAATGACCGAAACCGCCAACATCCTCAATAACGCCACGCCCCGCAGCCTGATCATCCTCGACGAAATCGGCCGTGGGACATCGACTTTTGACGGGGTCAGCATTGCGTGGGCGGTGGCTGAGTTTTTGCATGACAACAAAAGGGTGGCCGCGCGCACCTTATTCGCAACCCACTATCATGAACTGGCCGAATTGGCCGTGACCCGCGAGCGGGTTAAAAACTATAATGTGGCCGTACGCGAGTGGAACGATGAGGTCATCTTTCTGCGCAAGATCGTCAAGGGCAGCGCCGGGCACAGCTACGGGATTCAGGTCGCACGGCTTGCGGGAATTCCGGCAGCGGTTGTTGAGCGCGCCAAGGAGATTCTGCGCAACCTTGAATCCGGCGAGTTCAGCGACGAGGGGCAGCCCCGCCTGGCGCGCGAGAGAAAGCGTTCCCGACCTCAGGCGAGCTCTCCACAACTTTCTCTTTTTTCATCCGGCGACCAGGAGTTGCGCCGTAGGCTGGAAGAGGTCGATGTGACGGTTCTGACCCCCCTTGAAGCGTTGAATATTCTTGATGATCTGAAGAAAATGCTCTGA
- a CDS encoding N-acetylmuramoyl-L-alanine amidase, with the protein MAMRFHSFFCFTINRSVRILFSVLLLAFCWLNPVSAEAESPAQIVNLRHWTNPTYTRVVLDLSRTADYKYNVLPGDASKGLSPRIYLDIPDSTRDLAVSPVVEIEDGLLRRVRFGTPEPGRTRMVIDLVTSADFKVFHLEDPYRIVIDIGGNQKPVLSARSPEIRNSPPGRGSDALAEVLGRNAAPAAKKRPSPANNERSGLRRIVVDPGHGGKDPGAVGPNGVLEKDITLAMAKLLKKQLEKDIGCEVILTRDRDVFLPLEARTAIANKVGADLFISLHANASHHRSAHGTETYYLNLSKNDQAAAVAARENGTTLKEVGDLEAILFDLMANAKINESGRLAAEIQKSMVSRLSRKYSNIRDLGVRQGPFYVLLGATMPSVLVEAAFISNHREEARLVTQDFQQNTALAISQAVRNYGVALELLAQR; encoded by the coding sequence ATGGCGATGAGATTCCATTCATTTTTTTGCTTCACGATAAACCGCAGCGTACGCATCCTTTTCAGTGTGCTGCTACTGGCCTTCTGCTGGCTCAATCCCGTCTCGGCTGAGGCGGAGAGTCCCGCACAGATTGTGAATCTGCGCCATTGGACCAATCCGACCTATACGCGGGTCGTGCTGGATCTGTCGCGCACGGCAGACTATAAATACAACGTCCTTCCCGGGGATGCGTCTAAAGGACTGAGCCCGCGAATCTATCTCGACATCCCCGACTCGACGCGAGACCTGGCGGTTTCACCCGTTGTTGAAATCGAGGATGGCCTGTTGCGCAGGGTCCGCTTCGGGACTCCGGAACCCGGCCGGACGCGGATGGTGATTGATCTCGTGACCTCCGCTGACTTCAAGGTGTTTCATCTTGAAGACCCCTACCGCATCGTGATCGATATCGGCGGCAATCAGAAGCCGGTACTCAGCGCCCGGTCGCCGGAGATTCGCAACAGCCCGCCTGGCCGGGGCAGCGACGCTTTGGCCGAGGTGTTGGGGCGAAACGCCGCGCCGGCAGCGAAAAAAAGGCCTTCGCCCGCCAACAATGAACGTTCCGGGTTGCGTCGCATCGTGGTCGACCCCGGGCATGGCGGCAAGGACCCGGGCGCCGTGGGCCCCAATGGCGTGCTGGAAAAAGACATTACCCTGGCCATGGCCAAATTGCTCAAGAAACAGCTCGAAAAGGATATCGGCTGCGAGGTCATCCTGACCCGCGACCGGGATGTCTTTCTTCCCCTGGAGGCGAGGACCGCCATTGCAAACAAAGTCGGCGCCGATCTCTTCATTTCTCTGCATGCCAATGCCAGTCATCATCGCAGCGCCCACGGGACCGAGACCTACTACCTCAACCTGTCAAAAAATGATCAGGCCGCAGCCGTGGCAGCTCGTGAAAACGGTACGACCCTTAAGGAAGTGGGCGACCTGGAAGCGATCCTGTTCGACCTGATGGCCAACGCCAAGATCAATGAATCCGGCCGGCTGGCGGCAGAGATTCAGAAGTCGATGGTTTCAAGGCTGAGCCGCAAATACAGCAATATCAGGGACCTCGGCGTGCGACAGGGACCGTTCTACGTTCTTCTGGGGGCGACAATGCCGTCGGTTCTGGTCGAGGCCGCCTTCATCAGCAACCACCGCGAGGAGGCGCGCCTGGTCACCCAGGATTTTCAGCAGAACACAGCTCTTGCCATCTCTCAGGCGGTGCGTAATTATGGCGTCGCCCTGGAGCTTCTTGCGCAGCGCTGA
- the glnD gene encoding [protein-PII] uridylyltransferase, with amino-acid sequence MTIAPLVIDPITFFPVPESVPKSVVFSSWRPELLDAAQAYLDHYLDAIQTRHRQGASGREVVGELTRMFDILVQTLFEAATIDLSPAGFGACTLIALGGYGRGEINPRSDLDIMFFYGGRDREFAEKISERILYLLWDLGLDVGHSIRTAKDCLDHADRDLTVRTALIDSRFLAGDSALYARYQKEVLATVLSKNTQQFIRNKLEENNKRREKYGSSVYLLEPNIKEGEGGLRDLHTAVWIAQVKYKAKNLKDMVIKGVITESEQRAFEDAYDYLWRIRNELHFISTRKSDQMHFDQQERIARFLGYRSSRRALAVEQFMQDYYYRATEIEHLSSSLVARIQQLDKPTSRLIGASRRRQLDPYFYILREQLRVRGEEVFQQDPSKMMRAFMLSQYHQVPLSLSLKGLIRDNLHLINDKVRRTRTINELFLDILRSRRGVSEVLREMHHLQFLNRFIPEFGRIFCKVQHDLYHIYTVDTHSIFAVEEVLKLRSGEYGEEHPILTRIANDIEKPELLLLAVLLHDIGKGEGKDHSNKGAAMMPTIARRMGLNREDSRRLEFLVRHHLTMAHISQRRDLHDDHMIVQFARTMEMSENLKMLYLLTFADLKAVGPDVWSDWKGMLLQELYEKTYQVLEKGNFAFEKRSEKLRNRRRAVVRALADELGEKTVKEDLKTMSTRYQMSYDSAEIAEHLRLVHSRGKKTLALKLEHDYQRGFTEVSITTLDVPGLFSMITGVMAANGINILGAQIHTRKNGEVLDILQVNSSAEDVIDDPEKWHKVEQDLVMVIEGRGDVEQLVVRRQPPAFMTDKPRPRFPTKVEIDNNVSPEYTVIDIFAHNKVGLLYSITRTLKDLGLYIGVSKISTKVDQAADVFYVQDIFGQKVMQEEKIEEIKTHLLQSLEREI; translated from the coding sequence ATGACTATTGCCCCTCTGGTCATTGACCCCATCACCTTTTTCCCTGTTCCTGAATCTGTGCCGAAATCCGTGGTTTTTTCTTCCTGGAGGCCTGAGCTGCTCGATGCCGCTCAGGCTTATCTGGATCATTACCTGGATGCGATTCAGACTCGCCACCGGCAGGGAGCCAGCGGGCGCGAGGTGGTCGGCGAACTCACCCGCATGTTCGATATCCTGGTTCAGACCTTGTTCGAAGCGGCCACAATCGATCTCTCCCCCGCTGGTTTCGGCGCCTGTACCCTGATTGCCCTCGGGGGATATGGACGTGGCGAGATCAACCCCCGTTCCGACCTCGACATCATGTTTTTCTATGGCGGGCGGGATCGCGAATTCGCCGAAAAAATCTCTGAACGCATTCTTTACCTGCTGTGGGATCTTGGCCTCGATGTGGGGCACAGCATCCGCACCGCCAAGGATTGCCTTGATCACGCCGATCGCGATCTGACCGTGCGTACCGCCCTGATCGATTCACGGTTTCTGGCCGGCGACAGCGCCTTGTACGCCCGCTACCAGAAGGAAGTGCTGGCGACGGTGTTGAGCAAAAACACCCAGCAGTTCATCCGCAACAAACTGGAGGAGAATAACAAGCGTCGGGAAAAGTACGGCAGCTCGGTTTATCTGCTTGAGCCCAATATAAAGGAGGGCGAGGGGGGCTTGCGCGACCTGCATACGGCGGTCTGGATTGCCCAGGTCAAGTACAAGGCCAAAAATCTCAAAGATATGGTGATCAAGGGGGTGATCACCGAAAGCGAGCAGCGCGCCTTTGAAGATGCCTATGATTACCTGTGGCGCATCCGCAACGAACTGCACTTTATCAGCACCCGCAAGAGCGATCAGATGCATTTCGACCAGCAGGAACGCATCGCCCGTTTTCTCGGTTATAGAAGCAGCCGGCGCGCCCTGGCGGTCGAGCAGTTCATGCAGGATTATTACTACCGCGCCACCGAAATCGAGCATCTGTCATCCTCCCTGGTTGCCCGCATTCAGCAGCTTGACAAGCCCACTTCGCGCCTCATCGGCGCTTCACGCAGACGCCAGCTCGACCCCTATTTTTATATTTTAAGGGAGCAGCTGCGCGTCAGGGGAGAAGAGGTCTTCCAGCAGGATCCCTCCAAAATGATGCGCGCCTTTATGCTCAGCCAGTACCATCAGGTTCCGCTGAGCCTTTCTTTAAAGGGGCTGATCCGGGACAACCTTCACCTGATCAACGACAAGGTGCGGCGCACGCGGACAATCAACGAGCTTTTTCTTGACATCCTGCGCTCCAGGCGCGGTGTCAGCGAAGTGCTGCGCGAGATGCACCACCTGCAGTTCCTCAACCGCTTCATCCCTGAATTCGGACGTATCTTCTGCAAGGTGCAGCATGACCTCTACCATATCTATACTGTCGACACGCATTCCATCTTTGCCGTCGAGGAAGTTCTCAAGCTGCGCAGCGGTGAATACGGAGAGGAACACCCCATCCTGACGCGGATCGCCAACGACATCGAAAAGCCGGAACTGCTCCTGCTTGCGGTGCTGCTGCATGATATCGGCAAAGGGGAGGGCAAAGACCACAGCAACAAAGGGGCGGCCATGATGCCCACCATTGCGCGGCGCATGGGACTCAACAGGGAAGACAGCCGACGGCTTGAATTCCTGGTACGCCATCATCTGACGATGGCGCATATCTCTCAGCGCCGCGATCTGCACGACGATCACATGATTGTGCAGTTCGCCCGCACCATGGAAATGAGCGAAAACCTCAAGATGCTCTACCTGCTGACGTTTGCCGATCTCAAGGCGGTCGGCCCCGACGTGTGGAGCGACTGGAAGGGGATGCTGCTTCAGGAACTGTACGAAAAAACCTACCAGGTGCTTGAGAAGGGGAACTTCGCCTTCGAAAAACGCTCGGAGAAGCTGCGCAACCGCAGGCGAGCCGTGGTTCGGGCCCTGGCGGACGAATTGGGAGAAAAGACCGTCAAGGAAGACCTCAAAACCATGAGCACGCGGTATCAGATGTCCTACGACTCCGCAGAGATCGCTGAACACCTGCGCCTGGTCCACAGCCGCGGGAAAAAGACCCTGGCGCTCAAACTCGAACACGACTACCAGCGCGGGTTTACCGAGGTGTCGATTACGACCCTGGATGTGCCGGGGCTTTTTTCCATGATTACCGGGGTCATGGCGGCCAACGGCATCAACATTCTCGGCGCGCAGATCCATACCCGCAAAAACGGCGAAGTGCTCGATATCCTGCAGGTCAACAGCTCCGCCGAAGATGTGATCGATGATCCCGAGAAGTGGCACAAGGTCGAGCAGGACCTGGTGATGGTCATCGAGGGGCGCGGAGACGTGGAGCAGCTTGTCGTTCGCCGTCAGCCGCCGGCGTTCATGACCGACAAACCCCGGCCGCGCTTTCCAACCAAGGTGGAAATTGACAATAACGTCTCACCCGAGTATACCGTCATCGACATATTCGCCCACAACAAGGTGGGTCTGCTCTACAGCATTACCCGCACCCTCAAGGACCTGGGCCTGTACATCGGCGTTTCGAAAATTTCCACCAAGGTTGATCAGGCCGCCGACGTTTTCTACGTGCAGGACATTTTCGGGCAGAAGGTGATGCAGGAGGAGAAAATCGAGGAGATCAAAACTCACCTGCTTCAATCCCTGGAACGTGAGATTTGA
- the xerD gene encoding site-specific tyrosine recombinase XerD, with protein MEELLDHFMNFLAVERGLSSNTLEAYGRDLARYLDFLEGRRLNDPDKIGAQDVMDYLEHLQALGLAPRSRTRALVALRMFHKFLLAEQLAQFNPAARIESMKMMQSLPTVLAPKEVERLLEAPRGYHPVTLRDRAMLELLYATGLRVSELVGLRLGDVQAQIGCVRTIGKGRKERLVPVGENALSELESYLHNGRPALEKGRGSSVVFLNRSGQGLTRQGFWKMIKRRALEAGIRTDITPHTLRHSFATHLLENGADLRAVQAMLGHADISTTQIYTHVTRERLRRLHEQFHPRG; from the coding sequence ATGGAAGAACTGCTGGACCATTTCATGAATTTCCTTGCCGTCGAGCGGGGGCTTTCAAGCAACACCCTGGAGGCCTACGGCCGCGACCTGGCCCGCTACCTCGACTTTCTGGAGGGGCGCAGGCTGAACGACCCCGATAAGATCGGCGCACAGGACGTCATGGACTACCTCGAACATCTGCAGGCCCTGGGTCTGGCGCCGCGCAGTCGCACGCGTGCGCTGGTAGCGTTGCGGATGTTCCACAAATTTCTGCTCGCGGAACAACTGGCTCAATTCAATCCGGCTGCGCGCATCGAATCCATGAAAATGATGCAGAGTCTGCCCACGGTGCTTGCGCCCAAAGAGGTTGAACGGCTTCTGGAAGCACCCCGCGGCTATCATCCTGTGACTCTGCGGGACCGGGCCATGCTCGAACTGCTCTATGCCACCGGACTGCGCGTCTCTGAACTGGTGGGGCTTCGGCTCGGAGATGTTCAGGCCCAGATCGGCTGCGTGCGCACCATCGGCAAGGGGCGCAAGGAGCGCCTGGTGCCGGTGGGGGAAAATGCCCTGTCGGAACTCGAATCCTACCTGCACAATGGCCGGCCTGCGTTGGAGAAAGGGCGCGGCAGTTCGGTGGTTTTTCTGAACCGCTCCGGGCAGGGGTTGACACGTCAGGGATTCTGGAAGATGATTAAGCGCCGTGCCCTGGAGGCCGGTATCCGGACGGACATCACGCCGCACACGCTGCGCCATTCCTTTGCGACACATCTTCTGGAAAACGGTGCCGACCTCAGGGCGGTCCAGGCCATGCTGGGACATGCGGACATCTCCACGACCCAGATTTATACCCACGTCACCCGTGAGCGGCTGCGCCGACTGCATGAGCAGTTCCACCCGCGAGGGTGA
- a CDS encoding cofactor-independent phosphoglycerate mutase — MKYIVLLGDGMSDEPLVELGGRTPLAKADTPNMDALARQGEIGMVHTVPEGFHPGSDVANLSVFGYDPRNCYTGRSPLEAASMGIELGPEDVAFRLNLVCLTPHYGKIYMEDFSAGHISTEEAGELIRELDKEFGGGPFEFHAGVSYRHLMVWRGGRDDMVFTPPHDLTGQSIENDLPRGGEGAQELVNLMTSSQLLLNNHAVNVRREKQRLLPANSIWLWGHGKVPQLETFADRFGVSGAVVAAVDLIKGIGISAGLDVIEVPGATGYLDTNYRGKAEFALKALESRDFVYLHVEAPDEASHSGQIDEKIKAIESFDREVVGPVRKGLKEKGPHRILLMPDHPTPVKKMTHTNDPVPFALYDSEASPEPNPRVRGYNEESAKRADNVLVDGFRLIERLIRG; from the coding sequence ATGAAATACATCGTTCTGCTTGGTGACGGCATGTCGGACGAGCCGCTGGTGGAACTTGGCGGACGCACGCCGCTGGCCAAAGCGGATACCCCCAATATGGACGCCCTGGCTCGCCAGGGTGAAATCGGCATGGTTCATACGGTGCCGGAAGGATTTCACCCCGGCAGTGATGTGGCCAACCTGTCTGTTTTCGGTTATGACCCGCGAAACTGCTATACGGGGCGCTCTCCGCTTGAGGCGGCCAGCATGGGGATCGAACTGGGGCCGGAAGATGTCGCTTTCCGGCTCAACCTGGTCTGCCTGACCCCTCATTATGGGAAAATCTACATGGAAGATTTTTCCGCCGGCCATATCTCCACCGAGGAAGCCGGGGAGTTGATCCGCGAACTCGACAAGGAGTTCGGCGGCGGGCCGTTCGAATTTCACGCCGGCGTTTCCTACCGCCACCTGATGGTGTGGCGCGGCGGGCGTGACGATATGGTGTTCACGCCTCCTCACGATCTGACCGGGCAGAGTATCGAGAACGATCTTCCCCGCGGCGGGGAAGGCGCGCAGGAGTTGGTCAATCTGATGACTTCCTCACAGCTTCTGCTCAATAACCACGCGGTCAACGTGCGGCGGGAAAAGCAGCGGCTGCTGCCGGCCAACTCCATCTGGCTGTGGGGACACGGCAAGGTTCCCCAACTGGAGACTTTTGCAGATCGTTTCGGGGTCAGCGGCGCGGTTGTGGCAGCGGTCGACCTGATCAAGGGAATCGGAATATCCGCCGGGCTCGATGTGATCGAAGTCCCCGGCGCGACCGGCTACCTCGACACCAATTACCGCGGCAAGGCAGAATTTGCATTAAAGGCCCTGGAGAGTCGCGACTTTGTCTATCTCCACGTGGAAGCGCCTGATGAGGCATCCCACTCGGGCCAGATCGACGAAAAGATCAAAGCCATCGAATCCTTTGATCGCGAGGTGGTGGGGCCGGTACGCAAGGGGCTTAAAGAGAAGGGGCCGCACCGCATTCTGCTGATGCCCGATCACCCGACGCCGGTCAAGAAGATGACCCACACCAATGACCCGGTGCCGTTCGCTCTCTACGATTCCGAGGCGTCCCCCGAACCGAACCCCCGCGTGCGCGGTTACAACGAGGAGTCCGCCAAGCGGGCGGACAATGTTCTGGTGGACGGTTTTCGCTTGATCGAGAGATTGATTCGAGGCTGA
- a CDS encoding 4Fe-4S binding protein, translated as MNQTVIDESRCKGCALCTIACPHGLLQLRKTINKQGFLPAEMIAGKEDQCTACALCAQMCPDLAIRVFREKKAS; from the coding sequence ATGAACCAGACTGTCATCGATGAATCGCGGTGCAAGGGGTGCGCGCTGTGCACTATTGCCTGTCCCCACGGTCTGCTGCAGTTGCGCAAGACCATCAATAAACAGGGTTTTCTCCCGGCGGAAATGATCGCTGGCAAAGAAGATCAATGTACTGCCTGTGCCCTCTGTGCCCAGATGTGCCCCGATCTCGCCATCCGCGTTTTCCGTGAAAAGAAAGCCAGTTGA
- a CDS encoding 3-methyl-2-oxobutanoate dehydrogenase subunit VorB, with translation MKKRLFVKGNEAVAMGALEAGCRYYFGYPITPQSDIPEFMSRELPEVGGQFIQAESEIASINMLLGASACGARAMTSSSSPGISLKQEGLSYMAGSELPGLVVNIARSGPGLGGIDASQADYFQAVKSGGHGGYRLIVLAPHSVQEMYDYAMLAFDLSDRYRIPAMILGDSVIGQMKEALIPHPRPQVDLPAKDWAVTGKGGRDHQKIVKSLYLGDGELEKHNWRLYEKYQQMQRDEVRFEAVALEDAELVVTAFGVTARIAKTALRMAREAGMKVGMIRPITLFPFPCQAFADLPETVRKVLCFELSTGQMVEDVRLHTPCDRAVEFYGRPPGAGSLPPPEELFEQISRHYGRKA, from the coding sequence TTGAAGAAGCGTCTTTTCGTCAAGGGCAACGAGGCGGTTGCCATGGGGGCCCTCGAAGCGGGTTGCCGTTATTATTTCGGTTATCCGATCACGCCCCAGAGCGATATCCCCGAGTTCATGTCGCGCGAGCTGCCCGAAGTGGGCGGCCAGTTCATTCAGGCCGAGAGTGAAATCGCCTCCATCAACATGCTGCTCGGTGCCAGCGCGTGCGGAGCCCGTGCCATGACCTCTTCATCGAGTCCCGGCATCTCTCTCAAGCAGGAGGGGCTCTCCTACATGGCGGGTTCGGAACTGCCGGGGCTGGTCGTCAACATTGCGCGTTCAGGCCCGGGGCTTGGCGGAATCGATGCGTCGCAGGCCGATTATTTCCAGGCGGTTAAAAGCGGCGGCCACGGCGGCTATCGCCTGATCGTGTTGGCGCCTCACAGCGTGCAGGAGATGTACGATTATGCCATGCTGGCTTTCGATCTTTCCGATCGCTACCGCATTCCGGCCATGATTCTGGGAGATTCGGTGATCGGGCAGATGAAGGAGGCGTTGATTCCCCACCCGCGCCCCCAGGTCGATCTGCCCGCCAAGGATTGGGCTGTCACCGGCAAGGGCGGGCGCGACCATCAGAAAATCGTCAAGTCCCTCTATCTCGGTGATGGCGAGCTTGAAAAACACAACTGGCGCCTGTACGAAAAATATCAGCAGATGCAGCGCGACGAGGTGCGTTTCGAGGCGGTCGCGCTGGAAGACGCAGAACTGGTGGTGACGGCTTTCGGCGTCACCGCACGCATTGCCAAAACGGCGCTGCGCATGGCGCGCGAAGCGGGGATGAAGGTCGGCATGATCCGTCCCATCACGCTTTTCCCCTTTCCCTGCCAGGCTTTTGCCGATCTGCCCGAGACGGTACGCAAGGTTCTCTGCTTTGAACTCAGCACCGGGCAGATGGTGGAAGATGTGCGCCTTCACACTCCCTGCGATCGTGCCGTTGAATTTTACGGACGGCCGCCCGGCGCCGGCTCCCTGCCGCCTCCGGAGGAACTTTTCGAACAGATAAGCCGCCACTACGGGAGGAAGGCATGA
- a CDS encoding thiamine pyrophosphate-dependent enzyme — protein MTGSLVSVFNHPNSLKDVVTHFCPGCQHGTIHRLVGDALDHFQVQDQTIGVASVGCSVFLYEYFDIDVVEAPHGRAPAVATGVKRARPDRIVFTYQGDGDLAAIGTSEIIHAANRGEAITVVFVNNTTYGMTGGQMAPTTLAGQRTSTSPRGRDVSSDGYPIRMAELIAQLEGVSFSARVAVNSPKNVISAGRVVRQAFEAQVKEGGFGFVEVLSACPTNWGMGALEANDRIGEEMIPYFPLGIFKEAGRRQGDASAQG, from the coding sequence ATGACCGGATCGCTCGTTTCCGTTTTCAATCATCCCAACTCGCTTAAGGACGTCGTCACCCATTTCTGTCCCGGCTGCCAGCATGGCACGATTCATCGCCTGGTCGGGGACGCCCTGGATCATTTTCAGGTACAGGACCAGACCATTGGAGTGGCATCGGTCGGGTGCAGCGTCTTTCTGTATGAATATTTCGATATCGACGTGGTGGAAGCGCCCCACGGTCGTGCGCCGGCAGTGGCCACGGGCGTCAAACGCGCCCGCCCCGACAGAATCGTTTTTACCTACCAGGGTGACGGCGATCTGGCAGCTATCGGCACCAGCGAGATCATCCATGCCGCCAATCGCGGCGAGGCGATTACCGTGGTTTTCGTCAACAACACCACTTACGGCATGACCGGCGGACAGATGGCGCCCACGACCCTGGCGGGCCAGCGAACCTCCACTTCACCCCGGGGGCGCGATGTCAGCAGCGACGGTTATCCCATACGCATGGCTGAATTGATTGCGCAGCTCGAAGGGGTTTCCTTCTCGGCCCGGGTAGCCGTGAACTCTCCCAAAAATGTGATCTCTGCCGGACGGGTCGTTCGTCAGGCTTTTGAGGCCCAGGTCAAGGAGGGCGGTTTCGGATTCGTCGAAGTTCTCTCCGCTTGCCCGACCAACTGGGGGATGGGCGCACTGGAGGCCAATGACCGGATCGGGGAGGAAATGATCCCTTATTTCCCCCTCGGAATTTTCAAGGAAGCGGGTCGTCGCCAGGGCGATGCGTCCGCTCAGGGTTGA